A window of Campylobacter ureolyticus contains these coding sequences:
- a CDS encoding FecCD family ABC transporter permease encodes MTFNKIAFLVLAIFLLFLAIIYALMAGNYDINFTTIKNVFLNELFNIQTQEFKKMDKVIIYDIRFPRIIMAILVGFSLGIAGSIYQGCFKNPLVEPFILGASSGAAFGASLAIIFALKFISFWAFIFSIFAVFVSYFLAKDKENISIVSLILSGVIVGSIFSALVSILKYISDDAGLREITFWIMGGLYYSNLKDGLIFAAVIFIVFMIVLKFSYRLNLLALGDDEAKSLGIDLNKNKLFFILLATLVSSLSVANVGIIAWIGLMMPHATRLIVGADNRWVLPLSGLLGAIYLLFCDTIARTLTHTEIPVGIITSILGAPFLIYLLKTKKSRLLK; translated from the coding sequence GTGACTTTTAATAAAATAGCTTTTTTAGTTTTAGCTATATTTTTACTTTTTTTAGCCATAATTTATGCTTTGATGGCTGGAAATTATGATATTAACTTTACAACTATAAAAAATGTCTTTTTAAACGAGCTTTTTAATATTCAAACACAAGAGTTCAAAAAAATGGATAAGGTTATCATTTATGATATAAGATTTCCTAGAATTATAATGGCTATTTTGGTTGGTTTTAGCCTAGGCATTGCAGGAAGTATTTATCAAGGATGTTTTAAAAACCCCTTAGTTGAACCATTTATTTTAGGAGCTTCTTCAGGAGCTGCTTTTGGAGCATCTTTGGCTATAATATTTGCTTTAAAATTTATAAGTTTTTGGGCATTTATTTTCTCAATTTTTGCTGTATTTGTGTCATATTTTTTGGCAAAAGATAAAGAAAATATTTCCATAGTTTCACTTATTTTAAGTGGAGTTATAGTTGGATCTATTTTTTCTGCTTTGGTTAGTATTTTAAAATACATTAGCGATGATGCAGGTCTTAGAGAGATTACATTTTGGATAATGGGTGGGCTTTATTACTCAAATTTAAAAGATGGCTTGATTTTTGCAGCAGTGATTTTTATAGTTTTTATGATAGTTTTAAAGTTTAGCTATAGATTAAATTTACTAGCACTTGGGGATGATGAGGCAAAATCTTTAGGAATTGACCTAAATAAAAATAAACTGTTTTTTATACTTTTAGCTACTTTGGTGTCTTCTTTATCTGTTGCAAATGTTGGGATAATCGCATGGATTGGACTTATGATGCCACATGCTACAAGGCTTATTGTAGGAGCAGATAATAGATGGGTTTTGCCACTTAGTGGGCTTTTAGGAGCGATTTATCTTTTATTTTGTGATACGATTGCTAGAACGCTTACTCACACAGAAATTCCAGTTGGCATAATAACTTCTATTTTAGGTGCACCATTTTTAATCTACCTTTTAAAAACTAAAAAATCAAGGCTTTTAAAATGA
- a CDS encoding ABC transporter ATP-binding protein codes for MSLEIKNLSFSYHKKEVLNNINLNFTKNGLYSLLGKNGSGKSTLFKCIMNFLKVKNGEIFINSKLSLNKHPSWMAKNISYVPQQSSDTFGFSVLEIVLMGKALELKGGFIHKKDDIKKVHSILEKLNILKFKDARVMDLSGGERQLVYIARAILQNASIMLLDEPTSALDFKNQILFWQIVKEISKEKIVIVCTHEPNHAYWFSDVMLGLKDTKLKFMIDSNLINDELISELYDKKCQIYKDEKFIKPLI; via the coding sequence ATGAGTTTAGAAATTAAAAATTTAAGCTTTTCATATCATAAAAAAGAGGTTTTAAATAATATTAATTTAAACTTTACAAAAAACGGACTTTACTCACTTTTAGGTAAAAACGGAAGTGGAAAAAGCACGCTTTTTAAATGTATTATGAACTTTTTAAAAGTAAAAAATGGTGAAATTTTCATAAACAGCAAACTTTCGCTAAATAAACATCCAAGCTGGATGGCTAAAAATATCTCTTATGTTCCTCAGCAAAGTAGCGATACTTTTGGGTTTAGTGTTTTAGAAATAGTTTTGATGGGTAAGGCGCTAGAGTTAAAAGGTGGATTTATACATAAAAAAGATGATATAAAAAAAGTGCATTCTATACTTGAAAAATTAAATATTCTTAAATTTAAAGATGCAAGAGTTATGGATTTAAGTGGTGGTGAAAGGCAGCTTGTCTATATCGCAAGAGCTATTTTACAAAATGCATCTATAATGCTTTTGGATGAGCCAACTTCTGCACTTGATTTTAAAAACCAGATACTTTTTTGGCAAATAGTAAAAGAAATTTCAAAAGAAAAAATAGTTATAGTTTGCACTCACGAACCAAATCATGCTTATTGGTTTAGCGATGTTATGCTTGGCTTAAAAGATACAAAACTTAAATTTATGATAGATTCAAATTTGATAAACGATGAGCTAATAAGCGAACTTTATGATAAAAAATGTCAAATTTATAAAGATGAGAAATTTATAAAACCTTTGATTTAA
- the dsbI gene encoding disulfide bond formation protein DsbI, whose amino-acid sequence MDEIKKTKLFYALMCLAGFLIILLPVGIANFYFGYVLKDSPCTLCWGQREAMIFIGVIALFIVRYGMKAKYLAMLLIVTAFGLWQSLAHYGNHAHRDLDQGFGLAVFGIHTYFWAEVVFWAVILLLGIMLFFAPKFSSFDKEMEGKTYRNLSKPVFVVFVISAFVIASNVFQAFVSTGIAPYYGQGDPVRFTLDKKYIIWDDSGYKNHFKTISFLGKRDVKAPDYAFAPATKLGINFDNDPQNSPIAADESLSIKSQQVIEFDKPINTLDFIDGEFVASSKWDVYFMDENFKVNSHFELDPLFSATIDPIISINKMDERRFVLMGSNKTFLKFAKNENANEALQYADFIEGNDKFEGQGKGLGRGRIDTVRAKFHHIASMTNDGKYLYLASVPNNKDKKKFVISKILMSDMTLSAEFTPSANLKDGASLGDLYITSMTYYNNKIYALSKNHNVIAVINPQTQSIEKAVSYPSEIKNARSIFVKDSEIQILSYQEGKNILFNVSGEQL is encoded by the coding sequence ATGGACGAAATAAAAAAAACAAAACTATTTTACGCTCTTATGTGTTTGGCTGGGTTTTTAATAATCCTTTTGCCGGTCGGAATTGCGAATTTCTACTTTGGATACGTGCTAAAAGACAGCCCTTGCACGCTTTGCTGGGGACAAAGAGAAGCGATGATATTTATAGGAGTAATAGCGCTTTTTATCGTAAGATATGGAATGAAAGCCAAATATTTAGCGATGCTTTTAATCGTTACAGCATTTGGTTTGTGGCAAAGCTTAGCGCACTACGGAAATCACGCTCACAGGGACTTGGATCAAGGTTTTGGCTTGGCTGTATTTGGAATACATACATATTTTTGGGCAGAAGTTGTATTTTGGGCGGTCATTTTACTGCTTGGAATTATGCTATTTTTTGCACCAAAATTTAGTTCGTTTGACAAAGAAATGGAGGGCAAAACTTACAGAAATTTAAGCAAACCTGTGTTTGTGGTGTTTGTAATATCTGCGTTTGTGATAGCCTCAAATGTATTTCAAGCCTTTGTAAGCACTGGAATTGCGCCATATTATGGACAAGGCGATCCGGTGAGATTTACGCTTGATAAAAAATACATCATTTGGGACGATAGCGGATACAAAAATCACTTTAAAACCATATCATTTTTGGGAAAAAGAGACGTTAAAGCCCCTGATTACGCCTTTGCACCGGCTACAAAACTTGGCATAAATTTTGACAACGATCCACAAAACTCACCAATTGCAGCTGATGAGAGTTTAAGCATAAAATCGCAGCAAGTCATCGAATTTGATAAACCGATAAACACGCTTGATTTTATTGACGGCGAATTTGTGGCAAGTTCGAAATGGGACGTGTATTTTATGGATGAAAATTTCAAGGTAAATAGCCATTTTGAGCTCGATCCGCTTTTTTCAGCAACGATTGATCCGATTATTTCGATTAATAAAATGGATGAAAGGCGCTTTGTTTTAATGGGCTCAAACAAAACATTTTTAAAATTTGCTAAAAATGAAAACGCTAACGAGGCGCTTCAATACGCTGATTTTATCGAAGGGAATGATAAATTTGAGGGTCAAGGCAAGGGCTTGGGTCGTGGCAGAATCGACACCGTAAGAGCTAAATTTCATCACATCGCAAGCATGACAAATGACGGAAAATATCTCTATTTGGCGAGTGTTCCAAACAACAAAGATAAAAAGAAATTTGTCATTTCAAAAATTTTGATGAGCGATATGACTTTAAGCGCTGAATTTACGCCAAGTGCAAATTTAAAAGACGGCGCAAGTTTGGGTGATCTTTATATCACTTCTATGACATATTATAACAATAAAATTTATGCACTTAGTAAAAACCACAATGTCATCGCGGTCATAAATCCACAAACACAAAGTATCGAAAAAGCGGTCTCTTATCCAAGTGAGATAAAAAATGCAAGAAGTATTTTTGTAAAAGATAGCGAAATTCAGATACTTTCATATCAAGAAGGAAAGAATATTTTGTTTAATGTAAGCGGCGAACAGCTTTAA
- a CDS encoding IS1595 family transposase: protein MKNKTTELDIILQLFNSLSNDDKKSFIKEIKNKETSNKVSIKKEIKYCPHCKSTKFVKNGKSSNTQRFLCRDCNKTFTTTNNTIFFSVKKDIKTWKLYIHCMIEKYSLRKTAKICNISLPTAFAWRHKILDALQIMMSEVELNGIVEADETFIPLSFKGNHKNFKLPRLAKKRGTPATKRGLSREQVCVSCGINLNCLSIAKVSNLGKPKLKDLEKVLNGKIIKDSMFVTDSFRAYLKLAKDMELSHIRIPRNKYKAGTFNIQTINSYHSRLKAMITYNFKGVSTKYLNNYLVYHNFVNFAKDNKNDKEIILFDFIQENDCISKSINIANRPNIPLPDVA, encoded by the coding sequence ATGAAAAATAAGACAACAGAGTTAGATATAATTTTACAGCTTTTTAACTCTCTTTCAAATGATGATAAAAAATCATTCATAAAAGAGATAAAAAATAAAGAAACTTCTAACAAAGTATCTATCAAAAAAGAGATTAAATATTGTCCTCATTGTAAATCTACTAAATTTGTTAAAAATGGAAAAAGTAGCAATACTCAAAGATTTTTATGTAGAGATTGTAATAAAACATTTACTACTACAAATAATACGATATTTTTTAGTGTTAAAAAAGATATAAAAACCTGGAAATTATATATTCATTGTATGATAGAAAAATATTCACTTAGAAAAACAGCTAAGATTTGTAATATTTCACTACCTACTGCATTTGCTTGGAGACATAAAATTTTAGATGCTTTGCAAATTATGATGAGTGAAGTTGAATTAAATGGAATAGTTGAAGCTGATGAAACTTTTATACCGCTATCTTTTAAAGGTAATCATAAAAATTTTAAATTGCCACGCTTAGCAAAGAAAAGAGGAACACCTGCTACTAAGCGTGGATTAAGTAGAGAGCAGGTCTGTGTAAGTTGTGGAATAAATTTAAATTGTTTATCTATTGCAAAAGTATCAAATCTTGGCAAACCTAAATTAAAAGATTTAGAAAAGGTTTTAAATGGTAAAATTATAAAAGATAGTATGTTTGTAACTGATAGTTTTAGAGCTTATTTAAAACTTGCAAAAGATATGGAGTTAAGTCATATTAGAATACCAAGAAACAAATATAAAGCTGGAACATTTAATATTCAAACTATAAATAGTTATCATAGTAGATTGAAAGCAATGATAACTTATAATTTTAAAGGTGTTTCAACTAAATATCTTAATAACTATCTTGTTTATCATAATTTTGTAAATTTTGCAAAAGACAATAAAAATGACAAAGAGATAATTCTATTTGATTTTATACAAGAGAATGATTGTATAAGTAAATCTATTAACATCGCTAATAGACCAAATATACCATTGCCAGATGTGGCTTAG
- a CDS encoding site-specific DNA-methyltransferase, with amino-acid sequence MSISLNYDIKKTEIEILEKINRCSSDKLNVIYSDQKTKLIYQDNFQAMSILLKTYNNKIDLVYIDPPFNTGQDFFYSNSRTSSISNSETDKLAYSDIFELDDYLEFIRERLFLIHKLLSDKGTLYLHIDIKMGHYIKIILDEIFGKDNFLNEITRIKSNPKNFKRKAYGNIKDTIYVYAKKKCMQIFNDISIKLSDEELLKKFPKIDKNGERYTTVPCHAPGETLNGNTGKKWRGLLPPKGRHWRSSPDELEMLDKTGLIEWSKTNNPRIKKYAKDHKGKKIQDIWGNFKDPQYPKYPTEKNLEMLELIVKQSSNENSIIMDCFCGSGSFLIAGLKNNRNVIGIDISEQSMKISKQNIIK; translated from the coding sequence ATGTCTATATCTTTAAATTATGATATAAAAAAGACTGAAATTGAAATTTTAGAAAAAATAAATAGATGTTCATCAGATAAATTAAATGTTATATATTCAGATCAAAAAACTAAACTTATATATCAAGATAATTTTCAAGCAATGTCTATTTTATTAAAAACATATAATAATAAAATAGATTTAGTTTATATAGATCCCCCTTTTAATACAGGTCAGGATTTTTTTTATTCAAATTCTAGAACATCTTCAATATCTAATTCAGAAACAGATAAATTAGCATATAGTGATATTTTTGAATTAGATGATTATCTAGAATTTATTAGAGAAAGACTTTTTTTGATTCATAAATTATTAAGCGATAAAGGAACTTTATATTTACATATTGATATAAAAATGGGACATTATATTAAAATTATATTAGATGAAATATTTGGAAAAGATAATTTTTTGAATGAAATTACTCGTATAAAATCAAATCCTAAAAACTTTAAAAGAAAAGCATATGGAAATATAAAAGATACAATTTATGTCTATGCTAAAAAAAAATGTATGCAAATTTTTAATGACATATCTATAAAACTTAGCGATGAAGAGCTTTTAAAAAAATTTCCTAAAATAGACAAAAATGGCGAAAGATATACTACTGTTCCTTGCCATGCACCAGGTGAAACACTAAATGGAAACACTGGAAAAAAATGGCGTGGCTTATTACCGCCAAAAGGAAGACACTGGAGAAGCTCTCCTGATGAATTAGAAATGTTAGATAAAACAGGTTTAATAGAATGGTCAAAAACAAACAACCCTCGCATTAAAAAATATGCAAAAGATCACAAAGGAAAAAAAATACAAGATATTTGGGGTAATTTTAAAGATCCACAATATCCAAAATACCCAACTGAAAAAAATTTAGAAATGTTAGAGCTTATTGTAAAGCAATCGTCTAATGAGAATTCTATTATAATGGATTGTTTTTGTGGTAGTGGCTCCTTTTTAATTGCAGGTTTAAAAAATAATCGTAATGTTATCGGAATAGATATAAGTGAGCAAAGTATGAAAATTTCAAAGCAAAATATTATAAAATAA